The following proteins are co-located in the Marinomonas profundi genome:
- a CDS encoding AraC family transcriptional regulator: protein MNRLASTEKTALQHKRMPTQLIENRVCFAGPQSELSIYDTYEQAQKVSLKADSLLYCGMVTGAKVMHTKDHDNIPFLPHESFILAPKEEVFIDFPEAQHHQPTTCLTIAISKERVAQICDRMNDIMTSVLPSDITLDPNQHLHTLHTQATQQVIDRLTSDFIRNDPDRDLLVDFGVSELVTRILRHHGRDALLRFTQRSPDANGLTCVIQWIEHNLAQPLDINILAKMACMSRSRFYESFKRQLGCTPLEYQHQRRMSRAHQRLQEKCSVTEISYELGYLSLSHFSRRFHQHFGLTPRQVAQSALHS from the coding sequence ATGAATCGTCTTGCATCGACAGAGAAAACCGCATTACAGCACAAACGTATGCCTACTCAGCTGATTGAAAATCGTGTTTGTTTCGCCGGCCCACAATCTGAATTAAGCATTTATGACACCTATGAACAAGCTCAAAAAGTCAGCTTGAAAGCCGATTCTTTGCTCTATTGCGGCATGGTCACCGGGGCGAAAGTCATGCACACCAAAGACCATGACAACATTCCCTTCTTGCCCCATGAGTCCTTTATATTGGCGCCCAAAGAAGAAGTTTTTATTGATTTTCCCGAAGCCCAGCACCACCAGCCCACGACTTGCCTAACGATTGCTATTTCAAAAGAACGAGTGGCGCAAATTTGTGATCGCATGAATGACATTATGACGAGCGTTTTACCCTCTGACATAACACTCGACCCAAATCAGCACTTACATACCCTGCACACCCAAGCCACCCAACAGGTGATCGATCGACTCACCAGCGACTTTATCCGCAATGATCCGGATCGAGATTTGTTGGTAGACTTTGGCGTCAGCGAACTGGTGACGCGCATCCTTAGGCATCATGGACGAGACGCGCTATTGCGCTTCACCCAACGCTCTCCGGATGCCAATGGCCTTACTTGTGTTATCCAGTGGATAGAGCACAATCTTGCTCAGCCGTTGGATATCAATATCCTCGCAAAAATGGCGTGCATGAGCCGCAGCCGTTTCTATGAAAGCTTCAAACGACAGTTAGGCTGTACGCCACTTGAGTACCAACATCAGCGTCGCATGAGCCGAGCACACCAACGCCTCCAAGAAAAATGCTCTGTTACCGAGATCAGCTACGAACTAGGTTATTTAAGCTTGAGCCACTTCAGTCGACGCTTCCATCAACACTTTGGTCTGACGCCACGTCAAGTCGCCCAAAGTGCACTCCACTCTTAA
- a CDS encoding MFS transporter, with the protein MTHSEALSPRHGRLSRWLLLSCLMAVGIGQSFIFTSLPPIGREIGLTDVRISTLITVGAAMFVVAAFLWGGIINRIGRVRSVIIGMSSYAITIALTGFVLQEALARHLSAEQTYYGVFALRIVFSLGIAGVLPSIQTYLIAHTDIQHRSSTIAMIGASFSIGMILGPAFASLLSGLGLTAPFYIIALLAGCAALLVVVFVKDGKHVRQFKKPPAINWFTQPVMPFLCMSSLSILAMTGVQQIMSFLIQDRFQLDVAQTTHQLGFAMMTMSCLSIVVQMILVPRFRPGVATLIFCGVGVGVLAQLVFILFDSYVSVLLAMGLFGAGFGFLFPGIVTAQTLLVKDDQQSRLASMNASMQGLGAALGPVILASLYQLGQLVPFFALMVSLICMLGVFIYCRSKLRHIF; encoded by the coding sequence TTGACTCACTCTGAAGCGCTTTCTCCTCGTCATGGACGTTTGTCCCGTTGGCTGTTGCTGTCTTGTTTGATGGCAGTGGGCATTGGGCAGTCGTTTATTTTTACTTCTTTGCCGCCCATTGGCCGTGAAATTGGCTTAACGGATGTGCGTATCAGTACGCTTATTACGGTGGGGGCGGCTATGTTTGTGGTCGCGGCGTTTTTATGGGGCGGTATTATTAACCGCATTGGGCGTGTGCGTTCGGTTATTATTGGCATGAGTAGCTATGCGATTACCATTGCGCTGACGGGGTTTGTGCTGCAAGAAGCCTTAGCGCGACACCTGTCCGCCGAGCAGACGTATTATGGTGTGTTTGCCTTGCGGATTGTTTTTTCCCTTGGCATTGCTGGGGTGTTGCCTTCTATTCAAACTTACTTGATTGCGCATACGGATATTCAGCACCGCAGTTCTACCATTGCGATGATTGGTGCGTCTTTTAGTATTGGCATGATTTTAGGCCCCGCGTTTGCGTCGCTGTTGAGTGGGTTAGGGCTGACAGCACCGTTTTATATTATTGCTTTGCTGGCAGGCTGCGCGGCCTTGCTGGTGGTGGTGTTTGTGAAAGACGGCAAGCATGTACGCCAATTTAAAAAGCCGCCAGCGATTAATTGGTTTACCCAGCCTGTGATGCCTTTTTTGTGCATGTCTTCTTTGTCGATTTTAGCCATGACAGGGGTTCAGCAAATCATGAGTTTTTTGATTCAAGACAGATTTCAGCTTGATGTGGCGCAGACTACGCATCAGTTGGGCTTTGCCATGATGACCATGTCTTGCTTGAGTATTGTGGTGCAAATGATCTTGGTGCCGAGATTTCGGCCGGGTGTGGCAACGCTGATTTTCTGTGGTGTTGGGGTGGGGGTGTTGGCGCAATTGGTGTTTATATTGTTCGACTCCTATGTGAGTGTGTTGCTGGCAATGGGCTTATTTGGGGCGGGTTTTGGTTTCTTATTTCCAGGCATTGTGACAGCACAAACCTTGTTGGTAAAAGATGATCAGCAAAGTCGTCTCGCCAGTATGAATGCCTCTATGCAAGGGTTAGGGGCGGCATTAGGCCCAGTTATTCTGGCTTCTTTGTATCAGCTTGGTCAGTTGGTGCCTTTCTTTGCTTTGATGGTGAGCCTGATCTGTATGCTGGGTGTTTTTATCTATTGTCGCTCGAAACTGCGTCATATTTTTTAG
- a CDS encoding MFS transporter, whose amino-acid sequence MQPLFKHPNFVHFWIGQIASSFAFQMLSVGIGWQMYDLTNSPMALGLVGLCQFLPQLLLTLVVGHVADRYNRRLICVCTRFTMAMTVGILVYGNMTSTVSANMIYTCAVLLGTARAFEMPANQAILPNLIPSALLSRAVSAMASAREISVIAGPALGGLIYLLGPTTLYASSMSCFLLSCVIMFLLRYNFTVTTKSPINIEHLFGGLTFIRGNKVILGSVSLDMFAVLLGGATALLPIVAKDILQTGPWGLGLLRCAPALGALLMSVYLARHPLTHSVGKIMFAAVAIFGVATIVFGLSESLILSMLALTLLGASDMISVVIRSTLVQLETPDDMRGRVSAANSVFIGSSNQLGEFESGVTAAWFGVVPAIIIGGVGTIAVVGLWMHLFPDLLKRRTLDKEND is encoded by the coding sequence ATGCAGCCACTTTTTAAACACCCAAATTTTGTCCATTTCTGGATTGGCCAAATCGCCTCTTCTTTTGCCTTTCAAATGCTCAGCGTTGGTATCGGCTGGCAAATGTACGATCTTACTAACAGTCCGATGGCCTTAGGTTTGGTGGGGCTTTGCCAATTCCTTCCACAGTTACTATTAACCTTAGTAGTGGGGCACGTGGCGGATCGATATAACCGTCGTCTTATTTGTGTTTGTACGCGTTTTACCATGGCGATGACAGTCGGCATTCTTGTCTACGGCAATATGACATCGACCGTTTCAGCCAATATGATTTACACCTGCGCCGTACTGCTTGGCACCGCGAGAGCGTTTGAAATGCCGGCGAATCAGGCTATTTTACCCAACCTCATTCCGAGCGCTTTATTGTCTCGTGCCGTCAGCGCAATGGCGTCAGCACGGGAAATATCCGTTATCGCAGGCCCAGCGCTTGGCGGTCTTATTTACCTGCTCGGCCCAACCACACTTTACGCCTCTAGCATGAGTTGTTTTTTGCTGTCTTGCGTCATCATGTTCTTGTTACGCTACAACTTTACGGTAACCACAAAGTCACCGATCAATATCGAACATCTATTCGGTGGCTTAACCTTTATACGCGGCAATAAAGTCATCCTTGGATCCGTCTCACTGGATATGTTCGCCGTCTTATTAGGCGGCGCAACGGCGCTGTTACCGATTGTCGCCAAAGACATTCTTCAAACCGGCCCTTGGGGCTTGGGGCTACTGCGTTGTGCGCCCGCGCTGGGGGCCTTATTGATGTCGGTGTATTTGGCGCGTCACCCTTTAACTCACAGCGTCGGCAAAATCATGTTTGCGGCGGTGGCTATTTTTGGGGTGGCGACGATTGTTTTTGGTTTATCCGAAAGCTTGATCCTCTCCATGCTAGCCCTCACCCTGCTGGGCGCTTCGGACATGATTAGCGTGGTGATTCGCTCCACTCTGGTACAACTGGAAACACCTGATGACATGCGAGGACGCGTCAGCGCGGCCAATTCGGTCTTTATCGGCAGTTCAAATCAGTTAGGCGAATTTGAATCTGGGGTAACAGCAGCATGGTTCGGCGTGGTGCCCGCTATTATCATTGGGGGAGTCGGCACCATTGCCGTCGTTGGTTTGTGGATGCATTTGTTTCCCGATCTGCTAAAACGGCGCACTTTAGACAAAGAAAACGATTAA
- a CDS encoding MFS transporter, with translation MRTSGVLLFIAYLGFISLGLPDAAHGINWPFVRAEFSVPMGWLGLVIAAGGVGYLMSSFSVGYLINRFGVGWLLVVSSVLVSCGLFGFYFSVSFVIFVLFSVVIGMGSGAIDAGLNAYAAEHFSTRHMNWLHAAFGVGATAGPIIATTVLVSFSQNWRLGYAVLAAILFVMALVFLFSRHLWESDKHAPKKADMSDENLGPVTQLQALKHPVIRFQIAFFFLYSGVEVGVGQWAFTVMTESRGISLASAGTWVAVYWGALAFGRAIFGFLVERFPVDQLLRLCLLGVALGTLLFTFSMTPYTSYLGLALMGFCAAPIFPCMISQTATRVGRRYSVHAIGFQMSAAVTGAMTLPFLSGLIGGEFGLTSLSVSFLVYALVLLGLFQIIVKRAV, from the coding sequence GTGCGTACATCTGGCGTGTTGTTGTTTATTGCCTATCTGGGGTTTATTAGTTTAGGTTTGCCTGACGCCGCTCATGGTATTAATTGGCCGTTTGTTCGGGCGGAATTTTCGGTTCCAATGGGGTGGTTGGGATTGGTCATTGCAGCGGGCGGTGTTGGCTACCTCATGTCGAGCTTTTCCGTTGGCTATTTGATCAATCGGTTTGGCGTGGGTTGGCTGTTGGTGGTCAGCAGCGTGTTGGTTAGCTGTGGTTTATTCGGTTTTTATTTCAGCGTTTCTTTTGTTATTTTTGTGCTGTTTTCAGTCGTCATTGGCATGGGCTCCGGTGCCATCGATGCGGGATTAAATGCCTACGCGGCAGAGCATTTCTCAACCCGCCATATGAATTGGTTGCACGCGGCCTTTGGTGTTGGCGCGACGGCAGGCCCAATCATCGCCACCACTGTATTAGTGAGTTTTTCGCAAAACTGGCGTTTGGGTTATGCGGTTCTGGCGGCTATCTTGTTTGTCATGGCGCTGGTGTTTTTATTCAGTCGACACTTGTGGGAAAGTGACAAGCATGCGCCTAAAAAAGCCGATATGTCTGATGAAAATCTTGGGCCTGTGACGCAACTTCAGGCTCTAAAGCACCCAGTGATTCGTTTTCAGATCGCGTTTTTCTTTTTGTATTCTGGTGTTGAAGTCGGCGTTGGGCAGTGGGCGTTTACGGTGATGACGGAATCTCGTGGTATTTCCCTCGCCAGTGCCGGCACTTGGGTGGCTGTGTATTGGGGCGCCTTAGCATTTGGGCGGGCTATTTTTGGATTCTTAGTGGAACGCTTTCCAGTGGACCAATTATTGCGGCTTTGTTTGCTTGGCGTCGCTTTAGGCACGCTCCTGTTTACTTTCAGTATGACGCCTTACACTAGCTATTTGGGTTTGGCGTTAATGGGGTTTTGTGCTGCGCCGATTTTTCCTTGCATGATTTCCCAGACAGCCACACGGGTGGGGAGACGTTATTCTGTGCATGCGATCGGGTTTCAAATGAGCGCGGCTGTCACGGGCGCCATGACCTTGCCGTTTTTAAGTGGTTTGATTGGCGGAGAATTTGGGCTGACGTCATTGAGCGTTAGTTTTTTAGTGTATGCGCTGGTGTTGTTAGGGCTTTTTCAGATTATTGTAAAACGTGCGGTTTAG
- the folE gene encoding GTP cyclohydrolase I FolE, with amino-acid sequence MKTNVAEPTNLTRPVLSDAAIKVRDALVSSGLETPMIDNGLTSEEKYQRIKNAFEDVVTTLGLDLSDDSLAETPHRIAKMYVKEIFSGLDYGQFPKITVIENKMKVDEMVKVSDISFISTCEHHFVTIDGLAKVAYLPKTKIIGLSKINRIVRFFAQRPQVQERLTQQVLVTLQALLETDNVAVSISAVHYCVKARGVMDASSSTQTTALGGLFKRSDKTRAEFLAR; translated from the coding sequence ATGAAAACTAACGTAGCGGAACCAACCAATTTAACTCGTCCTGTCTTGTCTGACGCGGCGATAAAAGTACGCGATGCCCTTGTCAGCAGTGGTTTAGAAACCCCCATGATCGATAATGGCCTGACCAGTGAAGAGAAATACCAGCGTATTAAAAATGCGTTTGAAGATGTCGTTACCACATTGGGTTTGGACTTGAGCGACGACAGCCTAGCCGAAACGCCCCATCGCATTGCTAAAATGTACGTGAAGGAGATCTTCTCAGGGTTGGATTATGGCCAGTTCCCTAAGATCACCGTGATTGAAAACAAGATGAAAGTGGATGAAATGGTGAAGGTGAGTGATATCAGCTTTATCAGCACTTGTGAGCATCATTTTGTGACCATTGATGGCTTGGCTAAGGTGGCTTATTTGCCGAAAACCAAGATCATCGGCTTGTCTAAGATAAATCGAATCGTGCGCTTTTTTGCCCAACGACCACAGGTACAGGAACGTTTGACCCAGCAAGTTTTGGTGACATTACAAGCCTTATTGGAAACCGATAATGTCGCCGTCAGCATTAGTGCTGTGCATTACTGTGTCAAAGCCCGCGGCGTGATGGACGCCAGTTCGTCGACTCAAACCACCGCCTTAGGTGGCTTGTTTAAACGCAGCGACAAAACCCGTGCGGAATTCCTTGCAAGATAA
- the folM gene encoding dihydromonapterin reductase, with translation MTGKMPIIITGGAQRLGLACAQALAAQDYDVLVTYRTSRDSIADLESQGIRCIQADFSTLAGVDAFIAKIQQDYQALRGIIHNASEWESEEHCEDTALLMEKMWQVHVFAPYRINLAFEALLCAKSQQGEMTDIIHMTDYVVEKGSDKHIAYASSKAGLANLTHSFAKRFAPNIKVNAIAPSLLMFHDDDDAEYRQKALHKSLLSREPGEQEGVLAVQYILDSHYMTGRTLSLDGGRHLV, from the coding sequence ATGACGGGTAAAATGCCTATTATCATCACGGGTGGGGCACAACGTCTTGGTCTTGCTTGTGCCCAAGCACTCGCAGCGCAAGATTATGATGTGCTTGTCACTTACCGAACCAGCAGAGACAGCATTGCCGATCTAGAATCGCAGGGCATACGCTGCATCCAAGCGGATTTTTCTACGTTGGCGGGGGTGGATGCATTCATTGCCAAGATACAGCAAGACTATCAAGCCTTGCGAGGAATTATCCATAATGCGTCGGAATGGGAATCGGAGGAGCATTGCGAAGACACCGCGTTATTGATGGAAAAAATGTGGCAAGTGCATGTATTTGCACCTTATCGTATAAATCTTGCCTTTGAAGCATTATTATGTGCGAAATCCCAGCAAGGTGAGATGACAGACATCATCCACATGACAGATTATGTCGTTGAAAAAGGCAGTGATAAACACATTGCCTATGCATCGAGTAAGGCGGGTTTGGCTAACCTTACTCATTCGTTTGCCAAGCGTTTTGCGCCTAACATTAAAGTGAACGCCATAGCGCCTTCGCTTTTGATGTTTCATGACGATGACGACGCTGAATATCGACAAAAAGCCTTGCATAAGTCTTTGTTGAGTCGAGAGCCAGGAGAACAAGAGGGTGTATTAGCCGTACAATACATCTTAGACAGTCACTATATGACAGGTCGAACCTTGTCACTTGATGGAGGTCGACATTTGGTTTAA
- a CDS encoding dienelactone hydrolase family protein → MSQSIEKSKSSLLTPSSIPQEAFDWYDEYAHGDIDRRTFLSRLGTLSITGLTLSTVAGALTPNYALAEQISFNDPDISASYVEFPAPNGHGTGRGYLVIPKNVNADNKAPAVLVAHENRGLNPYIEDVARRLAKAGFIAFAPDALFPLGGYPGSDDAGREMQKTMDSSKIEGDFMDAATLLKQHAFSSGKVGMVGFCFGGYLTNTLVAMMPDTIHAGAPYYGTPAKSNIDDIKAPLQIHFAELDKRVNDTWPEYEKALKANKVDYSAYIYPKTNHGFHNDSTARYDEKNAELAWQRTISFFDKTLRT, encoded by the coding sequence ATGTCTCAATCCATTGAAAAATCAAAATCTTCTCTTCTCACACCCAGCAGTATTCCGCAGGAAGCCTTTGACTGGTATGACGAGTACGCCCATGGTGACATAGATCGTCGTACTTTTTTATCTCGCCTAGGCACGCTCAGCATCACCGGACTGACTCTTTCTACTGTTGCTGGCGCCTTGACGCCCAATTACGCCTTAGCAGAACAAATCTCTTTTAATGACCCAGACATCAGCGCAAGCTATGTCGAGTTTCCAGCGCCCAATGGCCATGGCACAGGTCGCGGCTATTTGGTCATCCCCAAAAATGTTAACGCTGACAACAAAGCGCCTGCCGTCTTGGTTGCCCATGAAAACCGTGGCCTTAACCCTTATATTGAAGACGTGGCCAGACGTCTCGCAAAAGCCGGCTTTATTGCCTTTGCTCCCGATGCACTGTTCCCTCTCGGTGGTTACCCTGGCAGTGACGATGCGGGTCGTGAAATGCAAAAAACCATGGATAGCAGCAAGATCGAAGGGGATTTTATGGACGCCGCAACGCTGTTAAAACAGCACGCGTTTAGCAGTGGAAAAGTCGGCATGGTTGGATTTTGTTTTGGTGGCTACTTAACCAATACACTCGTTGCCATGATGCCAGATACCATTCACGCTGGCGCCCCGTACTACGGCACACCCGCTAAATCGAATATTGATGACATTAAAGCCCCCCTGCAAATTCATTTTGCCGAGCTAGACAAACGCGTCAACGACACTTGGCCTGAGTATGAAAAAGCCCTCAAAGCCAATAAAGTAGATTACAGCGCGTATATTTATCCTAAAACCAACCATGGCTTTCACAATGACTCTACCGCGCGTTATGACGAGAAAAATGCCGAGTTAGCGTGGCAACGCACCATCAGCTTCTTTGATAAAACCTTACGCACTTGA